A genomic segment from Spinacia oleracea cultivar Varoflay chromosome 3, BTI_SOV_V1, whole genome shotgun sequence encodes:
- the LOC130470330 gene encoding uncharacterized protein At4g37920 produces MITVGRLLNLVQLTNSKPKSLRDDNGYYVRNLNKLQYPSFLVRVNNASLKVSSWKEEQAIVSFPNGKAFQEEATEDGGNTKEEDDLDSLDGLKMIRVCDKLIEVFLLDKPSATDWRRLLTFSKEWSCIRPHFFLRCEERADSEDNPEMKHKLLRLGRKLREIDVDVQRNNELLEVARGASKNISEVVARRRKDFTKEFFEHLHTVAESYFDNPVEQNAVVELGNTCLSAVQAYDTASDSIEAINSAEVKFQDIINSPSLDAACRKIDTLAAKNELDSALVLMITKAWSSAKESNMMKDEVKDVLYHLYKTARGNLQRLMPKEIRIVKYLLTIEDPEETLSALQDAFTPGEELEGKDVDNLYTTPEKLHTWIKAVVDAYNFSQEGTLIRDARDLMNPKIIHKLEELNKIVLDRFL; encoded by the exons ATGATTACAGTCGGCCGTTTGCTAAACCTTGTGCAACTCAcaaattcaaaacccaaatcaCTCAGGGACGACAATG GCTATTACGTTCGTAACCTGAATAAGTTGCAGTACCCCTCTTTCTTGGTAAGGGTCAACAATGCTTCTCTGAAGGTCAGTAGTTGGAAAGAAGAGCAAGCTATAGTTTCATTCCCTAATGGTAAAGCTTTTCAAGAAGAGGCAACAGAAGATGGTGGAAATACAAAAGAGGAAGATGACCTTGACAGCTTGGATGGTCTTAAGATGATCCGTGTCTGTGACAAGTTGATTGAAGTATTTTTATTAGACAAACCCTCTGCAACTGATTGGAGAAGATTATTAACCTTCAGTAAAGAATGGAGCTGTATCCGGCCCCACTTTTTTCTGCGTTGCGAGGAACGGGCAGATAGTGAAGATAACCCTGAAATGAAACACAAGCTACTTCGTCTTGGAAGGAAGCTGAGGGAG ATTGATGTAGATGTCCAGCGAAATAATGAACTTCTTGAAGTTGCGAGAGGAGCCTCAAAGAATATTAGTGAAGTAGTTGCAAGGCGTCGTAAGGACTTCACTAAAGAGTTTTTTGAGCATCTTCACACTGTTGCTGAATCCTATTTTGATAATCCAGTAGAGCAAAATG CTGTGGTAGAGCTCGGGAACACGTGCTTATCTGCGGTACAAGCGTATGATACGGCTTCTGATAGCATAGAGGCTATAAATTCTGCTGAAGTGAAGTTCCAGGACATTATCAACTCTCCCTCCTTAGATGCTGCTTGCAGAAAAATAGACACCTTGGCTGCGAAGAATGAACTTGATTCTGCTCTGGTTTTGATGATAACAAAAGCTTGGTCTAGTGCCAAAGAATCAAACATGATGAAAGACGAG GTAAAGGATGTGTTGTATCATTTATACAAGACTGCAAGAGGTAACCTTCAGAGGCTAATGCCAAAGGAGATCAGGATTGTGAAATATCTTTTGACAATTGAGGATCCCGAGGAGACACTTTCTGCTCTCCAAGATGCATTTACTCCTGGAGAAGAGCTTGAAGGAAAGGATGTCGATAATTTGTACAC GACACCGGAGAAGCTGCATACCTGGATAAAAGCTGTGGTGGATGCATACAATTTCAGCCAAGAAGGAACACTAATTAGAGATGCAAGGGATTTGATGAATCCTAAAATAATACACAAGTTGGAGGAACTAAACAAGATTGTTCTAGATAGATTTTTGTAA